Below is a genomic region from Myxococcus fulvus.
CCGGTCACCACGAGATGCTTGATGCCGAGCGCACCCAGCTGCTTCTGGAGGTCCGTCTCGCGGAAGCTGTTGGGGTAGTGCTTGAGGATGACGCGCTCGTCGGGGCGGGGCGCGACGCGTGTGTGGGTCTCCGAGCCCGGGGTGTTGGGGAGGAAGAAGGTGGCGCCGGGCTGCACGGAGATGTGGCGGACGTGGATGACGGGCAGGTTGTGTTGGCGGAAGTGGTCGAGGGCCTCGCGGGCCTGGGTGGCGGCGTCGTCGGCGCGGTCCAGCTCGGCGCGGCCGCCGGGGAAGTAGTCGTTCTGGATGTCGATGAGCAGCAGGGCGGTGGTGGGGTCCAAGGGGTCCTCCATGGGGTGGGGCTTCATGGGATGCAATAACCAGACGGGATGCACCGGGCGAGTGCCTGGATTGACAAAATCCGGGCGGAAAACGACAAGCGGCCATGGCGTCGTCTCCCACTCGAATCGCGGTGTTGTCGCTGGAGGGGTGCGTGGCCTCCAGCGTGATGGGGCCGCTGGACGTGTTCGCGATGGCGAACCTGTTGAGCCGGGATGTGGGGATGTCCGCGCCCTTCGAGGCGGAGCTGGTGTCGCCGGGTGGGCGGCCCGCGAAGAGCTTCCATGGATTGGAGTTGATGGCGGCGCGGGTGCCGAAGCCTGGGGAGCGCTTCGACGTGGTGTTGGTTCCGGCGATGGTGGGCGGGTTGGAGGAGGTGTTGGGGGAGCGGGTGCTGACGCGGTGGTTGAAGGCGCAGCACGCGCGAGGGGCGAAGCTGGCGGCGGTGTGCGCGGGGGCGTTCGTGTTGGCGGAGACGGGGTTGCTGGAGGGGCGTGAGGCGACGACGCACTGGGGGTTGGCGCAGCGCTTCGCGGCGCGTTATCCGGGGGTGAGGCTCAAGCCGGAGTTGTTGTTGGTGGACCAGGACGACGTGCTCACGGCGGGCGGAATCACGGCGTATCTGGACCTGTGTCTGCATCTGGTGGCGAAGCAGGCGTCACCGGAGCTGGCGGCGTTGTGCGCGAAGATGTTGTTGGTGGAGCCGGGGCGCAGGTTGCAGGGGCCGTACGCGGTGCACTCGGCGCCGAGGGACCACGGGGATGTGGCGGTGCTGCGCGCGCAGGAGTGGCTGGAGGCGCACTACCAGGGCCCGGTGACACTGGCGGCGGCGGCGGAGGCCGCGAGCCTGGGGGCGAGGACGTTGCTGCGGCGCTTCCAGAAGGCGACGGGGGACACGCCGCTGGACTACGTGCAGCGACTGCGCGTCGAGGCGGCCCGGCGGATGCTGGAGACGAGCCCGCGCACCGTGGAGGACATCTCGCAGGCCGTGGGCTACGCGGACACCACGTCGTTCCGGCGACGCTTCAAGGCGCGCACGGGACTGACCCCGGATGCGTACCGGCGACGGTTCGCGCTGCGGTGAGCCGCGTCACGCGGGCCGCCATCAAGAATGGAAGAAACATTCAAATCATTTGAATGTTTGTGCATGCCTCGCCAAGCCGCCTCCAACATCGTTCCTGATGAGGGCTCGCTCGTATCTTGGGTGCTCGATGCGCACCGCGCGCATGGCTCATGGTCGAGGTGGTCGTCGCGTCGCTCTCGAGCGTCGTTTCCCGCGGGCCTCTCCGGCGGACAGGATGTCGGGGATGCGCGCGGCGAGCAGGTCGATGGCCGCGCGCACCTTCGAAGGCAGGTGCTTGTTCTGCGGCCACACGGCGAAGACTTCGTTCCCGTGTCGCCCCTCTTCCTGAAGCAACAGCGTCAGCTCGCCCTTGCTCAATCGCGGCGCGACCAGCCAGCAGGGCAGCCACGCGAGGCCCGCGCCTCTCACCGTCTCATCAGCGATGGCTTCCAGGTCATCGAAGCGCAGCCTCCCTCGCATCGGCACCAGCCGCTCACCTCCCCGTGGGTCCGGGAACCGCCAGGGCTTGGCCGTCCCCTGCCGTCCGTAGAGCACGGCCTCGTGCTTCCCCAGGTCCTCGAGGGACTTGGGTCGGCCACGCCTCGCCAGATACTCGGGTGACGCGCAGACCACCATGTTCTGCACACCCAGTCTCCGCGCCGTCAGTCCCGCATGGTCCGACAAGGGAGCGACGCGAATCGCCAGGTCGAATCCCTCCTCGATGAGGTCCACCACCCGGTCGCTCACCGACAGCTCCACCTCCAGCTCCGGATGCTGTCGCGCCAGCTCCCCGAGCAGCGGCGCCACGCAGTGCCGACCGAACAGCACCGACGCCGTCACCCGGAGCCTCCCCGTGGGCGTTCGATGCCCTGAGTCCAGCTCCGCCTCCGCCGCCTCCAGCTCCGCCAACGCCCGCACACACCGCTCGTAGAAGACCTGCCCGTCCTCGGTGAGCCCCTGCTTGCGCGTGGTGCGCAGGAACAGCCGCGCCCCCAACCGCTCCTCCAGCCGCGCGATGCTCTTGCCCACCGCCGACCGCGACAGCCCCAGCCGCTTCGCCGCGAGCGCGAAGCTCCCCGCCTCCGCGGCCTGCACGAAGGTCAGCACTCCACTCAGCCGGTCCGTCACGACATGCCTCCCATTGGCGACTTCCTGTCTCCAGTGAAGCCCCCAAAGCTCTCCACTGGGGACCCACCTTCCTCCCTATATCCCCCAGGCCCTCGAATGGCATGACCCTGGAGACAGCAACGATGGATGGCGTGATGAAGCGGTGGGAGCTGCGCAAGCCGGGCCGGGTGAACCTGAAGCTGGCGAGCGTGCCCATTCCCCAGCCCGGCGCGGGCGAGGCCCTGGTGCGCGTGTCCGCGGTGTCCCTCAACTACCGCGAGAAGCTCTTCCTGGACGCAGGCGGATACTCCGACGTGCCGTGGCCCTTCGTGCCCACCTCCGACATGGCGGGAGAAGTGGTGGCCACCGGCACGGGGACCTCACGGGTCCGGGTGGGAGAGCGCGTGCTCGCGGCCTTCAACACGGACTGGGTGGACGGCCCGCCCCCTCGCGCACCGCGAGCGCTGGGAGGAAGCGTCCCCGGCGTGTTGTCCGAGTACGTCGTGATGCCCGAGAGCTGGCTCGTCACCGCGCCCAGGACGCTCGATGACGCCCAGGCCAGCACGCTGCCCTGCGCGGGGCTCACCGCATGGACGGCCCTGGTGGAGCAGGGCGCGCTCAGGCCCGGACAGACGGTGGTGACGCAAGGCACCGGAGGCGTGTCGCTGTTCGCCGTGCAGCTCGCCTCGGCGCTCGGCGCGCGCGTCATCGTCACCTCGGGAGACGACGAGAAGCTGGCTCGCGCGAAGACGCTGGGCGCGGCCCACGGCATCCACCGTCGACGCACCCCTGACTGGGAGAAGGAGGTGCTGGAGCTGACGAGCGGACGTGGCGCGGACCAGGTGCTGGAGCTGGTGGGCGGCGACAACCTGGGGCGCTCCGCCGGCGCCCTCGCGTCGGGCGGACGCATCTCGCTCATCGGCGTGCTGGAAGGCTTCGACATGCGCTTCCCGGCCCTCCCGCTGCTCCGGAGCCACGGCATCATCCAGGGCGTGCTCGTGGGACACCGCCGGGGACTCGAGGACCTGGTCCGCGCGGTGGACACGCTGCGAGTAACGCCCGTGATTGACGCGACGTACCCGCTGCGCGACTTCCCCCAGGCCCTGGAGCACCTGGACCGGGGCGCGTTCGGCAAGCTGGTCATCCGCGTCCGTGAGTGAGCCGGATGCCCAGGCACGGACGGGCCTCACCCGCCAAGAAATCGTTGCTCGCGATGCAGTTCGTCGACTCCACCCCTTTCCCCTCAGGCTCTGAACGAAGGTAGGGTGCGGGGACTCTGCCGGCCGGGGGCGAGAGGTTGGCCGCGTGAGAGGTGGTGGGTTCGTGAGACTCGCCGGATTCGTCATTCATGGAAACAACCAGGACACGCTGCCCCGGTGCCTGGAGAGTCTGTTGGCTGTCTGTGATGACGTCGTGGCCGTGGACTCCATGTCCACGGATGGTTCCTCGGACCTCTCCCGGCGCATGGGGGTGAGGTCCGTGTCGATGGCCTGGGCGGGATATGGCGCCGCCCGGGCCGCGGCCGTCGCCTCGCTGCGGCCCTCCGATTACGTCTTCTTCCTGGACTCGGACGAGCATCTGGACGCCGACGCCGTGCGAGCCATTGGCGCCTGGAGGGAGAGCCACCCTCGGGAGGCCGTCTACCGTCTGCCTTTGCGCGACTGGGCCGAGGTCGACGGTCGGCGCTTCCTGTACCGCACGCATTGGCGCTCGCGCATCCTTCGCAGGGACGTGGCGGCCTGGCGTCCGGAGATGATTGTCCATGAAGCGTTGCCTCGCCGCCGCGCGAAGCGACTCCAGGCGTTCATCGAGCACCGATTCGCCACGTCCGTCTCCCTGCGCTCCGCCAAGGAGCACCGCTACGCATTGCTCTGGGCGGTGATGGCGTTCGTGGAAGGGCGCACGTCCAAGCCCGCGTCGCTCCAGCGCCCCGCGCACCTCCTGCGCGATGGTCTGTTGCATGGAGCGCTGTGGCGCGGCGGATGGAGGGCGCTGAAGCTCGCCTGGGTGGTGGCCGGATACCATGTGGCGAAGTACCGCTACCTGTGCGAGCTGCGACAGGGCCGCCATCCCGAGCTGGTCCAGGCCTTCAAGGAGCGACGCTTCAGCGAGCTGTTCCAGCGGGTCCACGCCCTGCGGCTGGCTCCATGACACCGGGGTGGCGCGCGCCTACCGGAATGCGGGCCAGGTGAACGACTCGGTGCCGGCCCAACGCTCCACCAGGCGCTCCTCGAGCGCGTCCAGGGTGCGTGACAGGGCCGGAGTCGGGTCCAGCTTCTCCCGCAGCGCCCGGGCGCGAGCGAGGTGACGCAAGAGGGCGGCGCGCTCGGAGAACCCGGGCGCCCACTCCCTGTCCCGCTCCAGCGCGCGAGGCGACATCCACTGGAACATGTTCACCGTGCGCGCGGTGGCGAGCAGCGCGCGGGCACGCAGCCAGGTCGAGTCGATGCGCGCCGCCTCGCACGAGGGCGCCAGGGTGATGCGGTACGTGACGTCCGCGCGCAGGATGAGCTCATCGGGCAGCGGCACCACCAGCAGCCACATCAGCGCGTCGTACAGCGCGTGGCGCATGCCGCAGTATTCGAAGTCGAGCAGCCGCGGGCCTCCGGCCGTGAACAGCGTGTTGCCCGGGGCCATGTCCCCATGGGTGAGCGCGAGGAACGGGCCGGGCTCGGCCAGCTCGCGCGCCACGTGCTCCAGGTCCTCCTGCGTCCCCGGCTCCAGCTCCGCGTCGACGGCGTCCGTCCACCGTCGCAGCCGGTCCACGTGCTCCAGCAGGTAGCGCGCGTTCTCGATGCGCACGCGCCCGGGCCGAGGATTCAGCGCGTGGCGGAGCATGTCGAAGTCCCCATGCAGGCCCCAGGTCCGCGCGTGGAGCTGCCCGGTGAGTCGGGCCACGGCGAGCAGCCCGCCGATGGCGGCCTCCGGGTCGTCCCCCTGGAGCAGGTCCTCCAGCGTGGGGCCGAGGCCCAAATCCTGGAGCACGAGCAGCCGCGAGTCGACGCTGCCCGCGATGAGGCCCGGAGCGAGGGTGAGGTTGTGCCGGCCGAGCAGCTCCAGCCCCGCCCACTCATCCAGCCCGAGCACCAGGTCCTGATGGAAGTGCTTGAGCACGACGCTGGTGACGTCTCCGCCGCGCACGCGGGCGCGCACGACGTGGCAGCGGGACTGGGTCCGCAGGACCTGGGGCTCGGTCAGCAGCACGGGGCGTCCCCAGGCCGCGGAGAGCGAGCGCGCGCCATCGGCGAGCAGCCGCGCCAGGTCCAGGGCGCTCAGGGGAGTCGCTCCACGGTGGCGCCGGCTCTCTCCAGCAGCTCGCGGTACCACGCGAAGGCGCGCGCGGTGCGGTCTCCCAGGGCCTTGGCGCCCCAGAGCACGGTGAGCGTGCGGCGGGTGTCCGCGTTCGTCTTGGTGCGCTGCGCGTCCTTCACGGCGTTGGCGCACGGGCCCTCGGCGTCGAAGAGGCACAAGAGGCCCGCCAGGTCGATGCTCTGGCCGGAGGCATTGAAGACGTACTGGGCGCCCTCGGGCGCGATGCCGACGCGGAACGGCTGGGTGGCGCGGTCCAGGTCCACGACGCTGATGGGCAGCCCGCTGTGCAGCGACACCGCGTTGCACGCATCCACGGCGGTGTTGATGCTGCCGAGCGAGCCATCCCCCGCGGCGCGCACCAGGTACTCGGAGGCGGGCTTGCCCCGACCCGTGGGCTTGTAGCCACCGTGACGGAGCATGTCGCGCACGGCGCCGCGCACGGTGTCGTCGCTGGAGAGCGGCGCGGACGCATCCGACTTCAGCAGCGCCACCAACCACTCCGGTGAGGGCGATGCGCCCAGCGACGCGGGGAAGACGGTGGTGAAGCTCAGCGTGTCCAGGGACGGATGCGGGTCGACGGTCAGCACAGCGGGCCACTCTACGCCACCCGGCGCGTCGGTGCTGCGCGTCGATGCGCGGAGAGGAATCCGCGGCTCGCCGAGGACGGCGCCTGCTCGCGGGAATCCCAAGGACGGCCGGACGTTCAGCGCGCCACGGGAGGCCGCCCGTGGCGTGGCGACACCTCGGGCATGCGCTGCTCGAAGTGGCCCTTGTTGGCAGAACCTCGCGGGCCTCGGCAGGCGCGTCACGAGCGCTGTCGGGCGTGTGCGTGACGCCAGTCCCGGGGCGTCATGCCGTACGCCTTCTTGAAGGCGCGGCCGAAGTGGGTGAGGTCGACGAAGCCCCAACTGAAGGCGATGTCCGCGATGCCGCGCGCGTCCATGTCGGGGTCCTCGAGCGCCTTGCGGCAGCGCTCCAGGCGGCGCGAGAGGACCTGGCGCATGAAGCTCTCGCCGCCTTCCGCGAACAGCCCGTGCAGGTAGCGCGTGGACATGCGGAAGTGGGCGGCGGCCGTCGCCGGGCTCAGCGAGGGCTCCGCGAGGTGGCGCTCGACGTAGACGCGGAGGGCATGCCGCCGGGCCTCGCGCACGCTCGCGGCGTTGGTCTGGATTCTTCGGCCCTGGGTGTTGAAGGCCAGCGCGAGGAGCTCGAGCAGGTTGTCCGAGACGGAGCCCGCGACGGGCTCGGCGAGCTGGTTCACCGCGAAGGCGCGCAGGTACGCCGAGACCAGGGCACCGACGCCCTCCCGGGTGTGGAGCACGCTGCCCACCAGGTCATCGGGACGTGAGAGCCGAGGCCGCAGCGTGGAGTAGGGCGCCACGATGACGATGCGGCGGTAGTCCGCGTCGAACGAGAGCTCCCCTGGTCGGGTCCCATCGAAGAGCTCCACGTCACCCGGGTGGGAGTACCGCTCCTCGCGTCCCTGGCGCAGGCGGCAGACGCCCTCCACCTGCATGCACAGGTAGTAGCACTCGCGGGGAGCACGGGCGATCTCCGGCTCCCCCCGGTAGACGCTCTGGGCCGAGGAGTGCAGGTACGTCACGCCCAGCGGTCCGGCGTCGTGATGGTCGAGCCGCCCGAAGAAGGGACTGGCGGAGGACTTGTGCTCCGTCCTCAGTCCCAGCAGCACCTTGCTCGCCAATTCCTGCCAGTACTCATGCCGTTGCTGCTCGGTGACCCCGTCCGTCGAGAAGACTGTGCGCATGTGCCGCCCCCAGCTGTCGTGGCTCGCATCCTCGCTCTCGCATCCGACACCCCCGGCGCCCACGGCCGAATCCCCGTGCGCCGGCGGCCGAGCCCCCCTTCCACCCATTCCCTATACCTGCATCAGACCGACGCCGATGCTCGGTCTCTCTCAAGGAGCGTCTCATGAAGCAGTTCCTCGCAGCGTTTGTGCTTTCGATGGCCGTCGCGACCCCTGTCATGGCCCAGGAGGAGGGGCCGTTCGCCGACACGGCCGCGCTGGTGAGCTATTGGACGGCGCAGAACACCCACAGCTCGCTGACGCAGATTTACGTCAATGGCAAGCGCGTGTATCAGCGCTCCGGGTTCGGGCCGGCCTTCGTCAAGGAGTACTTCGATTGCCATGACGGCTCGGGCATCAAGACCTTCTGCAACAACATCTTCGATGGCTACTCGACCGTGGAAGGCACGTACGGGACGTACAGCCCTGGGCTCGCCGTCTACCGCGACGGCGTGCTGTATCGCGCGGGCAGTCCCTTCTCTCGCGTCGACATCAAGACCTGCTACGGCGACATGAGCTATTACGGCCCGGTGAGCTACTACATCGTCGAGAGCGTGGTCGACGGCTTCGGCCCGCCGTATCCGGGCAACGACTGCTTCTGACCCGACGTCCCGAGCCGCGCCCATACCGTTGAAGGGGCGCGGCTGTCGGGCCGCTCAGTCGGGTTCGGACAGTCCGAAGTAGTGGGACAGGTAGTCGCCGAAGCTCTTGTACTTGAGCCAGAACTCGAAGCGGTTGTGGCAGCCGAGGACGGGGTATTCGCCTCGACGGTTCGCTTTGTGGAAGAGCAGCAGGTGCTCCTGGCTCCCCGAGGGCAGGAGCTCCAGGGCGAGCGCGTTCGCCATGGTGGGGTCGGGCAAGAGGTCCACCCAGGCCTGGACCAACTGCTCCTCCGTGAAGGCCGCCGCCGCTGGCGCGGTCTTCGTCATGGTCCGCGACCAACCGGTGAGGATGTCCCGCAGCGGTCGGACCTCCAGCTCGGGTGGGGTGCCTTTCGCCAGGCGAAACCAGCTCGCATCGAAGGCGAGCCACTCGCGGAGGCTGGGTGGGAGCGGACGCGCGTCCGGGAGGGTGAGCGTGTTGATGGACTGTGCGTCGAGGGGGCGTGGGTCCTGGTGCTGGTGGAACCAGCCCTTGCCGCGTCCACCGTGTTGTACCAGGTGTTCGATGACCTGCTTCGTCGCGCTCAGGTTCATGACGTCCTCGCTCTA
It encodes:
- a CDS encoding cysteine hydrolase family protein, producing MKPHPMEDPLDPTTALLLIDIQNDYFPGGRAELDRADDAATQAREALDHFRQHNLPVIHVRHISVQPGATFFLPNTPGSETHTRVAPRPDERVILKHYPNSFRETDLQKQLGALGIKHLVVTGMMTLMCVDATVRAAADLGYSVTVLHDACAARALELNGVSVPAPQVHAAFLAALGMAYAKLESTSDFLARAGR
- a CDS encoding GlxA family transcriptional regulator, which codes for MASSPTRIAVLSLEGCVASSVMGPLDVFAMANLLSRDVGMSAPFEAELVSPGGRPAKSFHGLELMAARVPKPGERFDVVLVPAMVGGLEEVLGERVLTRWLKAQHARGAKLAAVCAGAFVLAETGLLEGREATTHWGLAQRFAARYPGVRLKPELLLVDQDDVLTAGGITAYLDLCLHLVAKQASPELAALCAKMLLVEPGRRLQGPYAVHSAPRDHGDVAVLRAQEWLEAHYQGPVTLAAAAEAASLGARTLLRRFQKATGDTPLDYVQRLRVEAARRMLETSPRTVEDISQAVGYADTTSFRRRFKARTGLTPDAYRRRFALR
- a CDS encoding LysR family transcriptional regulator — translated: MTDRLSGVLTFVQAAEAGSFALAAKRLGLSRSAVGKSIARLEERLGARLFLRTTRKQGLTEDGQVFYERCVRALAELEAAEAELDSGHRTPTGRLRVTASVLFGRHCVAPLLGELARQHPELEVELSVSDRVVDLIEEGFDLAIRVAPLSDHAGLTARRLGVQNMVVCASPEYLARRGRPKSLEDLGKHEAVLYGRQGTAKPWRFPDPRGGERLVPMRGRLRFDDLEAIADETVRGAGLAWLPCWLVAPRLSKGELTLLLQEEGRHGNEVFAVWPQNKHLPSKVRAAIDLLAARIPDILSAGEARGKRRSRATRRPPRP
- a CDS encoding zinc-dependent alcohol dehydrogenase family protein — protein: MDGVMKRWELRKPGRVNLKLASVPIPQPGAGEALVRVSAVSLNYREKLFLDAGGYSDVPWPFVPTSDMAGEVVATGTGTSRVRVGERVLAAFNTDWVDGPPPRAPRALGGSVPGVLSEYVVMPESWLVTAPRTLDDAQASTLPCAGLTAWTALVEQGALRPGQTVVTQGTGGVSLFAVQLASALGARVIVTSGDDEKLARAKTLGAAHGIHRRRTPDWEKEVLELTSGRGADQVLELVGGDNLGRSAGALASGGRISLIGVLEGFDMRFPALPLLRSHGIIQGVLVGHRRGLEDLVRAVDTLRVTPVIDATYPLRDFPQALEHLDRGAFGKLVIRVRE
- a CDS encoding glycosyltransferase produces the protein MRLAGFVIHGNNQDTLPRCLESLLAVCDDVVAVDSMSTDGSSDLSRRMGVRSVSMAWAGYGAARAAAVASLRPSDYVFFLDSDEHLDADAVRAIGAWRESHPREAVYRLPLRDWAEVDGRRFLYRTHWRSRILRRDVAAWRPEMIVHEALPRRRAKRLQAFIEHRFATSVSLRSAKEHRYALLWAVMAFVEGRTSKPASLQRPAHLLRDGLLHGALWRGGWRALKLAWVVAGYHVAKYRYLCELRQGRHPELVQAFKERRFSELFQRVHALRLAP
- a CDS encoding phosphotransferase, translating into MVPRAAGESRRHRGATPLSALDLARLLADGARSLSAAWGRPVLLTEPQVLRTQSRCHVVRARVRGGDVTSVVLKHFHQDLVLGLDEWAGLELLGRHNLTLAPGLIAGSVDSRLLVLQDLGLGPTLEDLLQGDDPEAAIGGLLAVARLTGQLHARTWGLHGDFDMLRHALNPRPGRVRIENARYLLEHVDRLRRWTDAVDAELEPGTQEDLEHVARELAEPGPFLALTHGDMAPGNTLFTAGGPRLLDFEYCGMRHALYDALMWLLVVPLPDELILRADVTYRITLAPSCEAARIDSTWLRARALLATARTVNMFQWMSPRALERDREWAPGFSERAALLRHLARARALREKLDPTPALSRTLDALEERLVERWAGTESFTWPAFR
- a CDS encoding phenylalanine--tRNA ligase beta subunit-related protein yields the protein MLTVDPHPSLDTLSFTTVFPASLGASPSPEWLVALLKSDASAPLSSDDTVRGAVRDMLRHGGYKPTGRGKPASEYLVRAAGDGSLGSINTAVDACNAVSLHSGLPISVVDLDRATQPFRVGIAPEGAQYVFNASGQSIDLAGLLCLFDAEGPCANAVKDAQRTKTNADTRRTLTVLWGAKALGDRTARAFAWYRELLERAGATVERLP
- a CDS encoding helix-turn-helix domain-containing protein: MRTVFSTDGVTEQQRHEYWQELASKVLLGLRTEHKSSASPFFGRLDHHDAGPLGVTYLHSSAQSVYRGEPEIARAPRECYYLCMQVEGVCRLRQGREERYSHPGDVELFDGTRPGELSFDADYRRIVIVAPYSTLRPRLSRPDDLVGSVLHTREGVGALVSAYLRAFAVNQLAEPVAGSVSDNLLELLALAFNTQGRRIQTNAASVREARRHALRVYVERHLAEPSLSPATAAAHFRMSTRYLHGLFAEGGESFMRQVLSRRLERCRKALEDPDMDARGIADIAFSWGFVDLTHFGRAFKKAYGMTPRDWRHAHARQRS